The DNA window aatttttcatggaaagggttgtcaggcattggaacaggctgcccagggaggtggtggagtcataccctagaggtgtttaaaaggcatttagatgaggttcttagggacatagtttagtgctagagttaggttatggttggacttgatgatcctgagagcctcttccaaccaaaatgattctatgattctataacgtcatgctcagcatataaagctgggggaaaaagaaggaagtggGGAACATTCAGAGcgatggcatttgtcttcccaagtcacagCTACATGTGATAtagccctgctttcctggagatgggcTGAACACTTGCCTGCTGCTTGGAAGCAGTGaatattgttttgcttttcttgtgtgcactcattttgttttcatagtaAAATACGTTTATGTCAACCCaggagttttctcactttttctcacttttacccttctgattctcttccccatcccaccaggtgGGGagtgggggcggggggggggggtggggcaCGGGGCAGAGTGACCAAGTGGCTGCGGGGCTTTGTTACTGTCTGGTGTTAAACCATGACAAACAGAAATTCCAGAGGTCTCTGGGCCTCTACTCAAGCGCTGGACTGGTCAGCTGgtgatttctggtttttttattccttgtGTCAAGTTTGTTTAGCATTATTACACAACTCAACGCAAGACTCCTAGCAGCAGAAGATGACCTTCatggtttttatcttttttaatcTGATTCCACACAGGGACATTGTAGGCAACCCATGGGGTGTAACAGGGAGTTTCTCATTGCTGAGGGTTGTCATCTCTTCATCATTTTTATCAACCTCTGGACCCCACTGACTACTGGCCATGCTTTGACTATTACCCTTTGATGTTACCTTGGTCAGACACAGCCTGAAGTAGTTGTTGGCATTAATCTATTTGGGGGCACTGGAGACGCTCTAGAGTACAAAGACAACATGGTGGGGCATGAGATAACAGTAATATCTCAGAAGACCTTTGTCCTTTTTGAGCAGGATGAAAGCCAGGCTGGACACatggttttgtttcagcaaaTATGGAATGCTTTGTTCAGGCAACCACATACCCCAGTGGGATTTTTGGTACTATTTGGGAGTGTTTCACATAATCTTTAGTATCACTTTGTCCATAGAAGTCTCTTCAAGGCAATTCTCACTTCCTTATTTCTGAGGCTATAGATGAGAGGGTTAAACATAGGGGTCACAATTGTGTAAATCAGAACAAAGTATTTGTTGGTGTCTACAGAATCCCTTGACCACTGCTTTAAGTAGACGACTGTGGCTGAGCCGAAGAAGAGCGTCACCACCCCAAGGTGTGAAGAAcaggtggaaaaggctttgtgtcTTCCCAGAACTGAAGGTATTTTTAGAATTGCCTTGATAATTTGAATGTATGAAAGAATTAttaaggagaaggaaaggatcACAAATACCAGGACAAGGGCGTAAAATATCACTTCGTTCCAGAAGGTGTCTGCACAAGCCAGTTCCAGCAGAGGAGTGACACCACAGATAGAGTGATGAAGGTCATGGGATGCACGGAAGGGCAAAGTGAACACCTGGTAGGTCTGTCCTATTTGCACTGGTATCACAACCACCCATGACCCCACCACCATCCTCATGCAGAGACTTCTGCTCATGATGAGGGTATAGTGCAGGGGGGTCACATATGGCTATGTAGCAGTTGTAGGCCATGGCAGCCAGGAAAAGACATTCGATGCTGCCCAACGAAACCAGGGAATACATCTGGGCATCACAGCCAAGGAAGCAGATCCTGCCATCTGCCATCAGGAAACCCACCAGCATTTTTGGCAGAGTGACTGATGTATAGCAGATCTCCAGGATGGACAAGTTCCTCAGAAAGAAATACATGGGGCTGTGAAGGCTTGAGTCCACCACTGTGATGAGTGCAATGAGGCTATTCCCTGTAAGGACCATGAGGTAGATGGCCAGGAATACTGTGAAGCACAGGCCCTGCAGGCCAGAGTGGTCAGAAAATCCCAGAAGAACGAATCCAGATCCAATAGTGTGATTCTCCAAACCTTTTCTTTGGAGTATTTTCCCTATACAGAGCAATCCAAACAACAGGCTCTTAGAGGATGCTGATGGCTTGTCCAACATCACAAACACTTCAAGCCTAGAGAAAGATAACAAACATAAGTATAGATGTGACTACAGGATTAGGTGAGCTCGACCAAGATCTGCATGAATGTTTGGAAATCTAACATGGTTTGCTTGCTGCAAATGGGTTTGtaaagagaggaaagaacagAACTCTTGAGCCTGAATGACTGTTTTCCATCATATGGATAAAAGAAACTTGACTTACTTTttaagagattattttattaaatagaaCACCTGGTGATAGATGAGAAAAACGGAAGAAAATGCATAAATTCTAGCCCCTTTAAGAACAGTCTTACTTATGTTCCTTGTCCAGAACTTAGATCTGGAGTGTCTCCTCATGAGacatttctcctttcccttccccttcaaTTTCTATCATCTGCTACCTGGCACTTGCATCATGCTTTCTCAAATCTAAGCTTTTACCACTGAAGTCTGCAGCTAAACGGTAGTTCAagttcagtgaaaaataaaacacattcctCAGCTCTATATGAAGTCAAAATTGCTTCCAGTAAAGTCTCCTTTCCAAAGTGGATAACTTCAGAGGAAAACCTCTAGTGAGATACATAGGAAAGAACAGGTACAAACACAATTGAGAAGTTGGCTAAAGAGCCCTTCAGACAGACTTCTGACAGACATGGCAAGCTTCCTGAAGCTCAGAGCAGCACCTGGGTAGCTGAGAGATGTCTGAACAAATAGAGAGCAATGGGAGGAGGAAAACTGGACAGACACTGGAAAATGTGTAAGTCCAGACAGTCTCCTGAACAGAAGTTTTTAGAAGCGGTTAAGTTTGAGCAGGACCTGTGGAAACATGTGAAAGAGTGGTGAGAGTCGCTACACAGTATAATGGGCAGAGCAGTGTCATGGGTGTAACAGGAAAGATCAGTATTTCTTCTCCTGAGCGTAGTATATGGGCTGGAAATGTCCATGCTGGCATCATGGCAAAACACTGTTGGCGGAGGAACAGTGTTCAATGCATTTCAGCTGATGAAATATGtgctaatattttatttaaaagtggaGAACAGTTcctcagctctgcaggcagagcacagctgtgCTTGTACCTTGGGGCCAGGAAGGTGCTCACCATGCCAAGGCCAAAGCTGGGCAGCTGGAGGGGAGTTCCTTCAGTTGATGCAAGCTCTCTGCAAGGGATGGGATTCATCCTGCCTTGTATTAATGGTGAGAGTACATCACACAAACTGAATTATTTACAGTAACATGGCCTTTTATCAAAATCACCTTAGGTGTGGCAATGTCTGCAGCTGTAGCTCAATCTCCATCAGGCAGTTCTTGTCCTGCTTCCTGCTTGGTAATGGTGCTCTCTAACTACCCTCAATCCAAATGTGAGTACCAAATGAGCTCCAGCCTGATCTTTGCACAAGCATTCAGAACTCACAAAGTGTAGATGTACCTAAGGGAGGTCTTTGTCTCCCCAGCTACTAGTTTCGGATCCATGGATGTGGAACAGAGAGACATGGTCATTACCAGAggagaaaatagaaagtgcTACTGAGAAACACAGCTAGAGTGGTTAGGGTCAGAGGAGCCTCTCTAGATTTTaagttgttgtttcttttttggaacAGAGGCCCCATGTCAAGacacagcaaatgtccaacggcagctccatcacccagttcctcctcctggcattcacagacacacaggagctgcagctcttgcacttctggctcttcctgggcatctacccggctgccctcctgggcaatgACCTCATCATtaccaccatagcctgtgaccagcacctccacactcCCATGTACTTCTTCATCCTCAACCTCTTCCTACTTGACTTGGGCTCCGTCTCCGCtactgtccccaaatccatggcaaattccCTCTGGGTCATCACAGCCATCTCCTATACAGGACGTGCTGCCCaaacctttttgtttctcttcttgatCACAGCAgaatattctcttctcaccgtcatgtcctacgaccgctatgttgccatctgcaaacccctgcactacgggaccctcctgggcagcagaccTTGTGTctacatggcagcagctgcctggggcagtggatttctcactgctctgctgcacacagcaactacattttcactgccactctgccAAGGTAATGCCCTgaaccagttcttctgtgaaatcctccagatcctcaagctctcctgctcagacacctacctcagggaaggtgggcttcttgtggttCCTATCTTAGTAATATTTGGGTGGATATTTTTCATCATGGTGTCCTATGTGctgatcttcagggctgtgctgaggatcccctctgagcagggacagcacaaagccttttccatgttCCTCCCTCACCTgcctgtggtctccctgtttatTGGTATTGGCACGTTTGCCTACTTGAAGcttccctccatctcttccctaTCCCTCAACCTGTTGGTCTCTGTtctgtgcctccagcagtgaatcccctaatctacagcatgaggaacaaggAAGTCAAgaatgccctgtggaaactatTTCAATACTTGGTACTTCAGATTATTAAGGTGCTCATTATCCCACGAGAGCTACACCACATTACTCAGGAATAGCCAGGACTAACTTTTCTTCATATATGTCTTTATTTGTCCTTagtgctttatttcattttagttttttatttttacttgtgaTAAAGCTATTCTTGGTCTCCTTCCTGACTTTTCTTGACCCAAAGCTCTAAGGAGCATATGGATCCAGGCTCCCTATTTAGATAAACTCAATAAATAAAGCTGCAGAAAGTTATTTGTCTCAGCTCCTATCTCTTCATATGtcctctggagctgggggagcaggcCTGGCATGCAGGAGGGGTTCAGTAGGCAAATGCCCAGCTGCCCCACAGAGACAAATGCTGCCtcatggaggagcagccccagtGGCCCTTGGGGCTACCCCTGGCTGCCTCAGTGGTCattccctctctgctgcctgtgcctcacagctgctgcttccctggagCCATGGACAAGGACAGCAACAGGATGCAGtcttttcagtgctgctctCCATATCCACACTGTCCTGCTTTGCCCTTGATTTGTGCTACGCCTAGGGTCTTGTGTATCTTGTAACAGTCCTGTTGTCCCTACAGTGGCAACtctggctgcaggcaggaacAGACCACACGAACCACTTTATCAGAGCTGGTGTCTATGCGAGCACCACCATAACCACATAGGCTCCTTAGGGCAGGGCCAGAAGGCTGGATACCTCTTCCAAAGATGGTGTCGGGAATACACCCATGGAGCTGTTTCCTCAAGagggcttttgtttttcttgatgaAATCAAGGGAACAGGCTCAGAGTCCCAGGGGGATATGTTTGGGTAAAAGGCCTAGACTAAGAGCTCCCCTCTTGGTTGCACATGTTCAATGAGACTGCAACAGGTCTTCAACTTATCTGTCTGTTGCTCTCTCACCTGCAGTGGGGCTGATGGCAGATGCTGTCCTGGAGAGCAATTGTGTGCACCCTGGAGAGCTCAGGACATCTCCAGTGACAGCATGACAGACTGGGTGGGAGGTGAGTGGCAATTCAGATAAAGACAATCCAAGGTGGAGTCTCCTAGAGGAAAACTGAACCTGAGAAGCCCATGGGTTAACAAGGGCTCTGCAATGCCAGGAGAGGTTGTGAGAACGCAACCATCACATGGATATAAAACTGGATCTGGTGCAGCCCTCCCCTGCCATTTGTGCCATTAGAGacaccccatggtcctgcacaGCCTTGTCCTTGACAACTGAGCCAGCTGGGAAGATGGAaagggctcagcagcagtgaTCCTCATCCAGCTGGGTCTGCTTCCCACCCCGGCCAGCATGACCAGTGCAGAGTCACCCCATGGCCCCAGGGCACCACAGCCCCTCGTTCTGCAAAGCAGCATCACCAGCTCAGAGCCCTGTGGGGAACACAGGGAAGGAACCAGGAGATGCCAGCTAGGCCAGCCTGGACACCTTCACCTGAGGAAAAGGATGTCCCTGGAGAAAAGCAAGGGAGCGTTTCTGTGCCTGCAGGGAGGAATCCAGGAGAAAGAGAAACCTTTTTCTGCAGACACTCATTTGGGGCAGGCTGCTCTGTTGCTGGACCAGGACTCTTTTTCTGGCCTGGGGAGAGGGGTTGGCACTGAGGGTACACAGGCTGTCTGTAGTGGGGATCTCCTGGAGCTGAAACCAGCAGTCCTGGATTTTCACTGGTCTCCATGTCCTTGTGCCATGTCCAgcctccagccctggggctaTGGGGGAGGCTGAGACCCATCTctgtctccagcagctgctgtgccttCAGAGGGGCTGAGGCTGTGGGGTGAGTGCCCAGAGCTCGGCAGCTCCCTGCACGGGGCACCGCTGTGGGGCCAGCCCAgactgggctgctctgctggactgggctggagagaaagaaggagctgtggggagagctggggaagggctggacTGAGCTGGAAATTGCCCAAGAGAGGACACCCCCCACTGttgggggtgttggtctcttctcccaagcaacaagcaatgggatgagaggaaatggcctcaagttgtgctagtggaggtttagattggatatgtCTGTGGAATTTCTATCCTGCCAAAATAAGAATTTTCAGAATGTGGATTGATTGtgggagaaaaaatattgaCTTTTCCCTGTGCTTGCATTGCCAGAACTCTGTCTGtcatgctgtgtatttaatcACCCTGACCTTCCAAGTGTTTCTGCCTGACCTTACTCAGCTCACCATGTCTGAcatcatctcttcagaagcctttctggacatttgcactttcattgctctccagaggttcctcctcctcttcctctttgaTCATTCAGAGGCCTCTCACCTCtcaccctgctttgagcttcatGGAGGTAAAagtgaattgtctttcagcagTCTCtttcatactccctgtaggcaactcttcagttgTTGTGATGAACCTCACTGGAAACTACTTAAACTAACCATAGAGCTCAGAAAGATACCTTATTGTTCATTAAGTTCtattgtgttttccttttttttcttatttttatttttgtttcctctaattaaaaTGTCCCTCTGTGCCAGTTTACATCCACTTCTCTAAGGAAAACATGAAGTAATTCCTGCAATGAAACCataacaatcaggtgcaaatTCAGTGGAGAAGcctgatgtaaagaaatgtgatgtaaaTCCCAGGGGACCAATGAGCGAAAGAGAGAGTTTGGGGCAATGATTATAGATTTCCTGCTAACAATTTGACTCGAGAAATGTTATTCACAGGAACTGTTCTGTTTATGTTTACATCTCTTatgtctcctcctctgcctcttttttaaaattttttctttttgttttcctattccTCTACctcttctgtcttccaaaaccaCTCCAATGGAAAGTTTCCTCGAATAACAGAGAAattcaggtttgaagagaggcctgaacatcatcttgtctTGCTCTGTACCTCAAGGCAGGGTGAATCTGATGAGCTTGTCCAAGGCCTCCACACAGCATTTCctcatccacaaaggagctgaaattGCATTCCATCACATCATACAGGAGGAGAATGTCACGGGGGActaatttagggttctgcttactgcagaacaatgttttgatttcttaaagagaagagtgacttaaaagagtttggtggcaggttcactctattatttactgcatgggggaaatatgccaagccaaatgctgctgaccttcccTCCAGCTGCCTGTACCCATtcacaaagcaaactttcaAGCGCTTTCCCTTGCTGATAACTGTTCACTCTGGAGtctgtgtcttggagctgcagaggcaaactttcaggcgagtCCTGTAACCATTGTTGTGCAAACCTTCAGGATTCTTCTTTCCCTGATAACCGTTTGCTCTAGAGTCTGTATTTCAAAACTctgaaggcaaactttcagggaAGGCCTGTACCtgtttgcaaaagcaaactttcaggcattccctccctgataaccattCGCTCTGGAGTCTATGTTTAAAgctccagaggcaaactttcaggagAGGCCTGATAACTGTATGCAGAGCAGACATTCAGGTGATAAagttcttaggaaaaaaaacttaatggagtagaataaccggagggctggctcaagctggaTACCTGCACAGAGGTCCCACCCAAGCATAGGAACCTATagatttttatatctttacagaccattcatacCATGATTCCGTCCAATAGCAATGTTTCATTGGGGTCTTCTTGCGTCTCATTGGGTCTTCTTCTCTGATTCCACGTGGGCCTTcgtttttttcagctgtagacattgtttatTGTCCATAACCTTGATTGTCTGAAtcaatcctttcttctcagtgaagtgcaaaacaggccTTATCTTGCAACCGTTCAGTGTAGTTcgtagttgcttttggtaaatatgagcagaactttacagcttaaaattttagcaaatccagcttaccaagtaacatgaagcaaagagtatattaggaatcatacaaccttatgtctctaaataattaattatatttagtgtgcatctacttatgccccagctcccccaactgctcctcataaggcttatgctccagccccctccccagcttcattgccctcctctgctctctctgtccttcttatgatgatgGGCCAAAAGCTGAACACAGTcttcaaggtgaggcctcaccagtgctgagtacagtggcacaatcactaCTCTAGTCCTATttgccacactattcctgatacaagccaggatgctggtggcctttttggccacctagGCACACgatggctcatattcagctggccgtcaatcaacacccccagacccTATTCCACCAGGcaactttccagccactcttccccaagcctgtagtgttcatggggttgttgtgacagaagtgcaggacccagcacttggccttgttaaacctcatacaattggccttagtccaacgatccagctggtccagatccctctgtatggccttcctaccctctaGCAGATCAACACTCACACCTAATTTGGTGTCGTCTGCAAACctactaagggtgcactcaatcccttcatccagatcattgataaagaaattaaacagaactggccccaacaCTGGTCCCTGGGGAACAGCATTCGTGACCGACCACTAACTgtatttggctccattcaccacaactctttgggcctggccatctagccagttctttatccatcaaaGAATACACCCATCaaggccatgagctgccagctaCCCTGCAACTGGGGGGACAGAGGAGAACACTACTTGTGCTAACTCCTGCCCAGCGATCCTTGTCCTCCTTTGAGACAGGTTTGTCCCATTTGTTGCCAGTAGGCCAGGTGTGATGTAAACTGACTCATGATCAAAAATCACAAAATTCTGCCTGTGACCCCAGTCTCACAGCCAGGCATTGATCTGGTGGTTCTTTCTATATCTTTCCTCATCATACCCTGCAACTTGCGGACAGAGGAGAACACTACTTGTGCTCTTGATCCCATAACCAGTCATCCCAAGGCTATGAAACCCCTCTTGATTGCCTTTGGATTCCCATTTTCAGTCTCATTGCTGCCTACATGAAAAATTAGTAGAGGATAATAATCTGAAGGCCTAATCAGGGCAGGAAGCTTTCACATCTTTAACTCTGGCCCCAGGGAGTGGATCTGGTCTGCATATTGAGCTCTCTGTTCCTTTTAGAAGTGAGTTTCCTATGAGCATGACCTGCCTTGTTTGCTTCACAGCAGCTGTGTTGATGGAGGGTGCAGGTTGACTTATCCTCTGTGGCACCTCCAACTTAGTCAAACCACCTTCCTCAgtgttgtttggttccacttgcagaGCCTCATACCTCTTTTGCAAGGGAACCTGGGAAGGTGGGGTAGTCACAGCAGAGACCCTTCTCCTTCTGCGCTGGGCAGGAACCTCCTGCCTTTGCTTCTTATCTCTCCAGTCACTACGTTCCACTGTGCAGAGAGAGTCTAGTGAGTCCTCTGTACTATGTGCCCAGCTTTCCATCATCAGCAGAGGACTCACTGCTGCTCATGGAGTCAGGGGGTCTCTTGGGGGCTGCAGCCACTGGCAATGCCTCCTGGGAACTCCCAGACTGAGGGTTGAGCTTTGGTATTCTTAACCGCTCCTCAcggtacctcctgctgggctttgtgctgcTGGTCACAActctctgagcctggctgtttGGTCAGTTCTTAGTAGTGCTAAATAGGAATATGgccatgagcacattgggctgcactgggtgGAGCATGGCCACCCAGACAAGAGCatttattgtccatcttgacttAGCACTGGTGTGGCCATATATAGAGTGGTGTGTCCCAGTGTGAGGCTCCCCATTCTGGAAGAATGCGGAGGAGCTGTCACGTGGCCAGAAAAATTCTGCCAAGATAGAGTTGGAGGTCATGTGTGGAGAGGCTGAGAGTCCGTGGCTTCTCTAACCTGatgaagtggaggctgagggaatgtgctggtttaactgaaatcgaattaattttcttcatgaagtcagaatattttctccttcatagctagcatggtgCTTTGTTTAGATTTACTATGAAAATAATGAGATAATGATGCATCTTCCATGGGAtagagttaatattttcttccaggagCTTTCCAGTGGTTAGGATTTGATATGAGAGGGATGTAAGTACTTATTGATATCTTAGCTGTTATCAGGTTATCCAAGGACTTCATCAGTATTCAGCTGCAGGTGCAGATTGGTAGGAGGGgccacagacaggacagcactgaGATTGACATCCAAGTTTAAACGTAATATTCCctaccatta is part of the Caloenas nicobarica isolate bCalNic1 chromosome 21, bCalNic1.hap1, whole genome shotgun sequence genome and encodes:
- the LOC135997017 gene encoding LOW QUALITY PROTEIN: olfactory receptor 10AG1-like (The sequence of the model RefSeq protein was modified relative to this genomic sequence to represent the inferred CDS: deleted 1 base in 1 codon), yielding MDPKLVAGETKTSLRYIYTLLEVFVMLDKPSASSKSLLFGLLCIGKILQRKGLENHTIGSGFVLLGFSDHSGLQGLCFTVFLAIYLMVLTGNSLIALITVVDSSLHSPMYFFLRNLSILEICYTSVTLPKMLVGFLMADGRICFLGCDAQMYSLVSLGSIECLFLAAMAYNCYIAICTPLHYTLIMSRSLCMRMVVGSWVVVIPVQIGQTYQVFTLPFRASHDLHHSICGVTPLLELACADTFWNEVIFYALVLVFVILSFSLIILSYIQIIKAILKIPSVLGRHKAFSTCSSHLGVVTLFFGSATVVYLKQWSRDSVDTNKYFVLIYTIVTPMFNPLIYSLRNKEVRIALKRLLWTK
- the LOC135997018 gene encoding olfactory receptor 14C36-like, whose amino-acid sequence is MSNGSSITQFLLLAFTDTQELQLLHFWLFLGIYPAALLGNDLIITTIACDQHLHTPMYFFILNLFLLDLGSVSATVPKSMANSLWVITAISYTGRAAQTFLFLFLITAEYSLLTVMSYDRYVAICKPLHYGTLLGSRPCVYMAAAAWGSGFLTALLHTATTFSLPLCQGNALNQFFCEILQILKLSCSDTYLREVGLMADAVLESNCVHPGELRTSPVTA